A single window of Hymenobacter sp. APR13 DNA harbors:
- a CDS encoding HipA domain-containing protein yields MSVARKQIVCAGCYRRLTKQEGNFCPKCRQELFDGRSVTAHLLFSPPRQATPEDALRYRELTRRMSISGVQEKFSVRMAAESSELELTATGGQYILKTIPRLDFYPEITPANEHLTMQLARQVFRLPTAACAVLQFATGQPVYITRRFDVMPDGRRLLQEDFAQLAGRTERQHGPNYKYEFSYEGMGLLIKQLLPATYLPELSAFFQLLLFNYLIGNGDAHLKNFSLRRTPTDEAYHLTPAYDLLCTKLHFPYESDTAVPLFADPTTDPPDFNVLGFYTYPDFLELGRRLGLPLSRVRKLLVDITGHEAQVQQLIDRSFLPEELKVRYAAVVADRRQRLRYSPAPA; encoded by the coding sequence ATGAGTGTTGCCAGAAAGCAGATTGTCTGTGCTGGTTGTTATCGGCGGCTTACAAAACAGGAAGGGAATTTTTGCCCGAAATGCAGGCAAGAACTGTTTGATGGACGATCTGTCACCGCTCATCTCTTGTTCTCTCCACCTAGGCAAGCAACGCCTGAAGATGCCCTGCGCTACCGTGAGTTGACGCGACGGATGTCGATTTCAGGAGTGCAGGAGAAGTTTTCTGTTCGCATGGCAGCTGAGTCAAGCGAGTTGGAGCTAACCGCAACAGGTGGACAATACATTCTTAAAACCATTCCTCGACTTGACTTCTATCCAGAAATCACTCCGGCTAACGAGCATCTGACCATGCAGTTAGCTCGTCAGGTATTTCGGTTACCGACCGCGGCCTGTGCGGTTCTGCAGTTTGCCACTGGGCAGCCCGTCTACATTACTCGCCGCTTCGATGTAATGCCAGATGGTCGCCGCTTGCTGCAAGAAGACTTTGCTCAGCTGGCAGGCCGCACCGAGCGGCAGCACGGCCCCAATTACAAATATGAATTTAGCTATGAGGGAATGGGCCTCCTGATTAAACAGTTGCTACCTGCCACCTATCTACCGGAGCTAAGCGCGTTTTTTCAGTTGCTGCTTTTCAATTACCTGATAGGCAACGGCGACGCGCACCTCAAGAACTTCTCCCTGCGCCGTACGCCCACTGACGAAGCGTACCATCTGACACCAGCCTACGATCTACTTTGCACTAAGCTGCACTTTCCATACGAATCGGATACGGCCGTGCCGCTTTTTGCTGACCCCACAACTGACCCGCCGGATTTTAATGTCCTGGGCTTCTACACTTACCCCGACTTCCTGGAGCTGGGCCGGCGCCTGGGCCTGCCTCTCTCCCGCGTGCGCAAACTGCTCGTTGACATCACTGGCCACGAAGCACAAGTGCAGCAGCTCATCGACCGGTCGTTTTTGCCGGAGGAGCTGAAGGTTCGGTACGCGGCGGTGGTGGCCGACCGTCGGCAGCGGCTGCGCTACTCACCGGCCCCGGCTTAG
- a CDS encoding HipA N-terminal domain-containing protein, producing the protein MKPLVAEVYYNEQLAGILRRSESQFSFRYTADYVSSSLPPISLTLPKREGAFVSPVLFSFFFGLLAEGVAKDIQCRELKIDEQDDMLRLVKTAYSETIGAVTIREIPAV; encoded by the coding sequence ATGAAGCCACTCGTAGCCGAAGTATACTACAATGAGCAACTGGCCGGCATTTTAAGGCGCTCAGAGTCTCAATTTTCTTTTCGCTATACTGCTGACTATGTGAGCAGCAGCCTGCCACCTATCAGCCTGACTCTTCCGAAACGGGAAGGGGCTTTCGTATCGCCTGTGTTATTTAGCTTCTTTTTCGGATTGTTGGCGGAGGGAGTGGCTAAGGATATTCAGTGTCGGGAATTGAAAATAGATGAACAGGATGATATGCTGCGCTTGGTCAAAACAGCATACTCAGAGACGATTGGCGCCGTAACCATTCGTGAAATCCCAGCGGTATGA
- a CDS encoding LutB/LldF family L-lactate oxidation iron-sulfur protein: MIATKSSQFQLDSENKAFDLEHRRKIRFNIGKYNAAVTTGLGFYHDHELARERASYLKAQAINHLDEYLLEFERNFTARGGKVIWARDADEALREIGKIMSRRHARTVVKAKSMTTEEIHLNHFLEQNGIESVETDLGEFIVQLNGERPYHIVTPAMHLSKLDIADIFVKHLGIEYTDDAQKLVLTARHLLRNKYTSAEVGITGGNFLIADTGAVAVTENEGNARLSATFPRTHIAVVGIEKVIPKLEDLALFWPLLSTSGTGQQVTVYNTIYTGPRQPLEKDGPDEMIVVLLDNGRTNLLAQPAQREALHCIRCGACLNICPVYKNIGGHTYETTYSGPIGSVISPHLAGMADNKHLSYASSLCGACTSVCPVKIPIHNLLLQNRQQAVRENLTDKEERTAIRLWLLAMKNRRLLDLLPARAKNWVLLRLLSQVGWSKRRDALEVAPQSFRKMWKARG; this comes from the coding sequence ATGATAGCCACGAAATCCAGTCAGTTTCAGCTCGACAGCGAGAACAAGGCCTTCGACCTGGAGCACCGCCGCAAAATCCGCTTCAATATCGGGAAGTACAACGCGGCCGTGACCACCGGGTTGGGCTTCTACCACGACCATGAGCTGGCCCGCGAGCGGGCGTCGTACCTGAAGGCGCAGGCCATCAACCACCTCGACGAGTACCTGCTGGAGTTTGAGCGCAACTTCACGGCCCGCGGCGGCAAAGTGATTTGGGCGCGGGATGCCGACGAGGCCCTGCGCGAAATCGGCAAGATCATGAGCCGGCGCCACGCCCGCACGGTGGTGAAGGCCAAGAGCATGACCACCGAGGAAATCCACCTCAACCACTTCCTGGAGCAGAACGGCATCGAGTCGGTGGAGACGGACCTGGGCGAGTTCATCGTGCAGCTGAACGGCGAGCGGCCCTACCACATCGTGACGCCGGCCATGCACCTGAGCAAGCTCGATATTGCCGACATCTTCGTCAAGCACCTCGGCATCGAGTACACCGACGACGCCCAGAAGCTGGTGCTCACGGCCCGGCACCTGCTGCGCAACAAGTACACCTCGGCCGAAGTGGGCATCACGGGCGGCAACTTCCTGATTGCGGATACCGGCGCCGTGGCCGTAACCGAAAACGAAGGCAACGCCCGCCTGTCGGCCACGTTTCCGCGCACCCACATTGCCGTTGTGGGCATCGAGAAGGTGATTCCGAAGCTGGAGGACCTGGCGTTGTTCTGGCCCCTGCTCAGCACCAGCGGCACCGGCCAGCAGGTGACGGTGTACAATACCATCTACACCGGCCCGCGCCAGCCGCTGGAAAAAGATGGCCCCGACGAAATGATTGTGGTGCTGCTCGACAACGGCCGCACCAACCTGCTGGCCCAGCCCGCCCAGCGCGAGGCGCTGCACTGCATCCGGTGCGGAGCCTGCCTCAACATCTGCCCGGTGTACAAGAACATCGGCGGCCACACCTACGAAACCACCTACTCCGGCCCCATCGGCTCGGTTATCAGCCCGCACCTGGCCGGCATGGCCGACAACAAGCACCTGAGCTACGCCAGCAGTTTGTGCGGCGCCTGCACCTCGGTGTGCCCCGTCAAGATTCCGATTCATAACCTGCTGCTGCAAAACCGCCAGCAGGCCGTGCGCGAAAACCTCACCGACAAGGAAGAGCGCACGGCCATCCGGCTGTGGCTGCTGGCCATGAAAAACCGCCGCCTGCTGGACCTGCTGCCGGCCCGCGCCAAAAACTGGGTGCTGCTGCGCCTGCTTAGCCAGGTAGGCTGGAGCAAGCGCCGCGACGCCCTGGAAGTGGCCCCGCAGTCGTTCCGGAAGATGTGGAAGGCGCGGGGGTAA
- a CDS encoding helix-turn-helix domain-containing protein produces the protein MHLLLNISELAEEVRQQRQLLGMTQMELAEVAAVSLRSVKLLEAGQANPTFKQLNQLLDALGLQLIIRRKQ, from the coding sequence ATGCACCTGCTTTTGAATATATCCGAGTTAGCCGAAGAGGTTCGCCAGCAGAGACAGTTGCTAGGTATGACGCAAATGGAACTAGCCGAAGTTGCGGCTGTCTCATTGCGTTCTGTCAAGTTGCTGGAAGCTGGACAAGCCAATCCTACATTCAAACAGCTCAATCAGTTGCTAGACGCATTAGGCCTGCAACTTATTATCCGGCGCAAACAATGA
- a CDS encoding T9SS type A sorting domain-containing protein: MPTSLLVAATDGTHPAPGLQPGRWQRRLPLLALLGLLGATAAQAQTVRTLPGDYATLAAAITDLNSNGVPVGGVTINIAAGYTETAANLTLTASGTAANPIVFQKAGTGANPLITAGAGASTTTDGIIRLSGADYVTFDGLDVAESAANTTTTTQMEFGYGLFRASATDGCQNNIIRNCVVTLNKTNAATIGIAGLASGTASSTAIPATSPAGANSNNLVYGNVVSNALKGIDFAAGSATTPLANFDQNNQVGLTPAGAAAGNTVGNFGGSASGWGIGGNYQNGYKVANNLVNSTLNYTSATASTPVAASTVTSTLRGIYGNAGAAASLDFLNNTVTLASGATTSQMSGIESGVGATGTTNTINITGNTVTGCTYATATSGIFYGLYNSATAGTVNISGNTVSNNTVPGTGAFYLISGSGPTTLNILNNQLSGNTKGGSTASISGTMFCISAGMAAVTASGNTISNNRIVSSGTSSATLNGYYNFSSPPSETVTNNVITNLSVEGSTSSSTSAINGILTNPASTTTKLISQNVIGNLSLAVGGTVYGIQSIAGNSVSISRNKIYGLSAAATAGTVYGLFLSTGSAITASNNLIGDLTAPTSSGVNAVSGVFINSGTNVNLYYNTLYLAAVSSSATFGTSGIYAASVLPVVDLRNNLVVNNSTPGSTGGATVALRYTAAPGSSLAGTTNNNVYYAGTPGAANLIYAEGTTTLANPQQTLAAYRAYVAAREQNSLTENPTFVSTTGTAAGFLHLSPSVPTQAESAAAPISGLTVDYDGETRGTLPDIGADEGTFVPLDMSVPIITLTPLSNTTSTANRTLSVTIVDASGIATGANAPRLFFRKGNSGAFQSVTASSVSGDVYTFTFDFALVGGVSGFDAIQYYVVAQDASTNANVSSNPAGGTFTTAPTSVYQFLIQGQLSGTYYVGTGTSPDPARTYATLTAATQAYNNNLLAGPVTFLLLDASYGPAETFPILISNNTTASATNTLTIKPVAGLSASLTGSNATALIALVGADYVILDGNSGGTISGTDPRPSRNWTLSNTSTAVTSNGIVLTVPNSGADNASNNTFRNLTVSGSGGATAQAGILMLSATTNTVGNANNVVQNNAVSGATFGIYSVGPSATVKNTGTIITQNDMTVTGTGAIGRYGITGLFEDGIQVTQNRVDGINSAASADVWGINLGFTGITNNVYAGNEVTNATIDRNYVGTVQQTNTYSAAGIALAAATSGTSVISNNMVAGVSSNGTAGDFGASIFLGGGTGSTTRVVFNSVNMSGTQTGGNQPNFALAVGGTTPTVDIRNNVLAITQTTGTGKSVALGLAYSSSTGAYAGLTSSNNNFFVGSGAAFLVGQTGGLVPAGIARTTLADLNTETGQDNPATSKTADPQFVSATDLHSISAALNNAGVPVAGITVDFDGETRAANTPDIGADEFALLDLATAALTGPTAGAGCYSATEAVSVTIRNNAATALDFAVTPATITATVTGGTTPQTLTATVNTGTLAPGASLVVPVGTADLSAAGTYSLTATVAVTGDENAPNNTLATPLSIVSTPRTVAFSYPAGTICASSTAPVAATLASGATTGGTFSAPTGLTIDATTGAITPSSSTPGTYTVTYAVAASGACPAISATQSVTITPAASAAFSYSAATFCQSGTNPVATVTGTSGGTFSAPTGLSLDAATGAINLTSSTPGTYTVTYTAGTACPASATFSVTITAPATAGFSYAATSFCASQTTAAAATLATGAAAGTFSSTTGLSINATTGAITPSTSTPGTYTVTNTVAASGGCAAATATFSVTITAAPVATFSYANAAYCAGATGTAAPTLATGATAGTFSAPTGLIINATTGVITPGTSTAGTYVVTNTVAASGACAATTATFTVTINARPAQPTVSPVYNGATTTLTSSSATGNQWYLNGTLIPGATNPTYVVNTTAQFGQYTVVVTNATTGCASLPSAPLLVNSSVKPLAGSALSVYPNPTPDGNLTVELRGYTKATELRVYNAVGQQVLERTLSGQPGVQTATLDLRQLPAGVYILRARTEGGLDVRRITKE; this comes from the coding sequence ATGCCTACATCTTTACTAGTAGCAGCCACCGACGGGACCCACCCCGCCCCGGGGCTGCAACCCGGCCGCTGGCAGCGGCGCCTGCCACTGCTGGCCTTGCTGGGCCTGCTGGGAGCCACGGCTGCCCAGGCCCAGACGGTGCGCACCCTGCCGGGTGACTATGCCACCCTGGCGGCGGCCATCACCGACCTCAATAGCAACGGCGTGCCGGTGGGCGGGGTCACCATCAACATTGCGGCGGGCTACACCGAAACCGCCGCCAACCTCACCCTGACAGCGAGCGGCACGGCGGCCAACCCAATCGTATTCCAGAAAGCCGGGACCGGGGCCAATCCGCTCATTACGGCCGGCGCCGGGGCCAGCACCACCACCGATGGCATCATCCGGCTTTCGGGAGCCGACTACGTTACGTTTGACGGCCTCGACGTAGCGGAAAGCGCCGCCAACACCACCACAACCACGCAGATGGAGTTTGGCTACGGGCTGTTTCGGGCTTCGGCTACAGATGGCTGCCAGAACAACATCATCCGCAACTGCGTGGTGACACTCAACAAGACCAATGCCGCTACCATCGGCATTGCGGGGTTGGCTTCGGGTACGGCCAGTTCTACGGCAATACCGGCTACTAGCCCAGCCGGCGCCAACTCCAACAACTTGGTGTACGGCAACGTGGTAAGCAATGCACTGAAAGGCATTGACTTCGCGGCAGGCAGTGCCACTACGCCGCTGGCCAACTTCGACCAGAACAACCAGGTGGGCCTGACGCCCGCTGGCGCGGCGGCCGGCAACACCGTCGGCAACTTCGGCGGCTCGGCTTCGGGCTGGGGCATTGGCGGCAACTACCAGAACGGCTACAAAGTAGCCAACAACCTGGTCAACAGCACGCTTAACTACACCTCGGCCACGGCCTCGACGCCGGTTGCGGCTTCCACCGTCACGAGCACGCTGCGCGGCATCTATGGCAATGCCGGCGCCGCCGCCAGCCTCGACTTCCTCAACAACACCGTGACCCTGGCAAGCGGCGCCACCACGTCGCAGATGTCGGGCATCGAGAGCGGCGTCGGAGCGACGGGCACGACCAACACCATCAACATCACGGGCAATACCGTGACGGGCTGCACCTACGCCACGGCCACGAGCGGCATTTTCTACGGCCTGTATAACTCAGCCACAGCGGGCACGGTCAATATCTCGGGCAATACCGTCAGCAACAACACGGTGCCGGGCACGGGAGCGTTCTACCTGATATCGGGCAGCGGCCCCACGACGCTCAACATCCTCAACAACCAGCTCAGCGGCAATACCAAGGGCGGCTCGACGGCCAGCATCAGCGGCACCATGTTCTGCATCAGCGCGGGCATGGCGGCCGTTACGGCCTCGGGCAACACGATCAGCAACAACCGCATTGTATCGAGCGGCACGAGCAGCGCCACCCTGAACGGGTACTACAACTTCAGCTCGCCGCCTTCCGAAACGGTGACCAACAACGTCATCACCAACCTTTCGGTGGAGGGCAGCACGTCCTCGTCGACTTCGGCCATTAATGGCATTCTGACCAACCCGGCCAGCACCACCACCAAGCTCATCAGCCAGAACGTCATCGGCAACCTGAGTCTGGCGGTAGGCGGCACGGTGTACGGCATCCAGTCGATTGCCGGCAACTCGGTGAGCATTTCGCGCAACAAGATCTACGGCCTCTCTGCCGCCGCTACGGCTGGCACGGTGTATGGCCTGTTTCTGAGCACCGGCTCGGCCATTACGGCCAGCAACAACCTGATCGGCGACCTGACGGCCCCGACTTCCAGCGGCGTGAATGCCGTGAGTGGGGTGTTCATCAATAGCGGCACCAACGTCAACCTGTACTACAACACGCTGTATCTGGCGGCGGTGTCGTCCTCGGCCACTTTTGGCACGTCGGGCATCTACGCGGCGTCGGTATTGCCGGTAGTTGACCTGCGCAACAACCTGGTGGTGAACAACTCCACGCCGGGCAGCACGGGCGGCGCTACGGTGGCACTGCGCTACACGGCCGCACCGGGCAGCAGCCTGGCCGGCACCACCAACAACAACGTCTACTACGCCGGCACGCCCGGTGCTGCCAACCTGATTTACGCCGAGGGCACGACCACCCTGGCCAACCCGCAGCAGACGCTGGCCGCCTACCGCGCCTACGTGGCCGCGCGCGAGCAGAACTCGCTGACGGAAAACCCGACGTTTGTGAGCACCACCGGAACGGCTGCGGGCTTCCTGCATCTGAGTCCTTCCGTGCCCACGCAGGCGGAAAGCGCCGCTGCTCCCATCAGCGGCCTGACCGTGGACTACGACGGCGAAACCCGTGGGACGCTACCCGATATCGGGGCCGACGAGGGCACCTTTGTGCCGCTTGACATGAGCGTGCCGATTATCACCCTGACTCCCCTCAGCAACACGACCAGCACTGCCAACCGGACTCTGTCCGTCACGATTGTGGATGCCAGCGGGATTGCCACCGGTGCCAACGCCCCGCGGCTGTTTTTCCGCAAAGGCAACAGCGGCGCGTTCCAGAGCGTGACAGCCAGCAGCGTGAGCGGCGACGTGTACACGTTCACGTTCGACTTTGCCCTAGTGGGCGGTGTCTCGGGCTTCGATGCCATTCAGTACTACGTGGTGGCGCAGGATGCCAGCACCAACGCTAATGTGAGCAGCAACCCTGCGGGCGGCACGTTCACTACGGCGCCAACCAGCGTGTATCAGTTCCTGATTCAGGGCCAGCTCAGCGGCACCTACTATGTGGGCACGGGCACTTCGCCTGACCCCGCCCGTACCTACGCTACCCTGACGGCGGCCACGCAGGCCTACAACAACAACCTGCTGGCCGGCCCCGTGACGTTCCTGCTGCTGGATGCCAGCTACGGCCCGGCGGAGACGTTCCCGATTCTGATATCCAACAACACTACGGCTTCGGCCACCAACACGCTCACCATCAAACCCGTAGCCGGCCTCTCGGCCAGCCTGACGGGCAGCAACGCCACGGCGCTGATTGCGCTGGTAGGCGCCGACTACGTAATACTTGACGGCAACAGCGGCGGCACCATTTCCGGCACCGACCCACGCCCCAGCCGCAACTGGACGCTGAGCAACACCAGCACGGCCGTCACCAGCAATGGCATCGTGCTGACGGTACCCAACTCCGGTGCCGATAACGCCTCCAATAACACGTTCCGCAACCTGACGGTGAGCGGCAGCGGCGGCGCTACGGCGCAGGCCGGCATTCTGATGCTCTCCGCCACCACCAACACCGTCGGCAACGCCAACAACGTGGTGCAGAACAATGCGGTATCGGGCGCGACCTTCGGTATCTACTCGGTAGGACCCAGCGCTACCGTGAAAAACACCGGCACCATCATCACCCAGAACGACATGACCGTGACGGGTACCGGTGCCATCGGGCGCTACGGCATCACCGGCCTGTTCGAGGACGGTATTCAGGTGACGCAGAACCGGGTGGATGGCATCAACTCAGCGGCTAGCGCCGACGTGTGGGGCATCAACCTGGGCTTCACCGGCATCACCAACAACGTGTATGCCGGCAACGAGGTAACCAACGCCACCATTGACCGCAACTATGTGGGCACTGTGCAGCAGACCAACACCTACTCGGCCGCCGGCATTGCGCTGGCCGCGGCCACGTCGGGCACGTCGGTTATCAGCAACAACATGGTGGCCGGCGTTTCGTCGAACGGCACGGCCGGCGACTTCGGGGCGAGCATTTTCCTGGGCGGCGGCACCGGCTCGACCACCCGGGTAGTGTTCAACTCGGTGAACATGAGCGGCACCCAGACCGGCGGCAACCAGCCCAACTTCGCGCTGGCCGTGGGCGGCACCACGCCTACCGTTGACATCCGCAACAACGTACTGGCCATCACCCAGACCACGGGCACCGGCAAAAGCGTGGCCCTGGGCTTGGCTTACAGCAGCAGCACCGGTGCCTACGCGGGCCTGACGTCTTCCAACAACAACTTCTTTGTGGGTTCCGGCGCTGCCTTCTTGGTAGGCCAGACCGGCGGCCTGGTGCCGGCAGGTATTGCCCGCACCACGCTGGCTGACCTCAACACCGAAACCGGCCAGGACAATCCGGCCACCTCGAAAACTGCCGATCCGCAGTTTGTCTCGGCTACGGATCTGCACAGCATCAGCGCGGCCCTCAACAACGCCGGCGTACCCGTAGCAGGTATAACGGTGGACTTCGATGGCGAGACCCGCGCAGCTAACACGCCCGACATCGGAGCCGACGAATTCGCGCTGCTCGACCTGGCCACGGCCGCTCTTACCGGCCCTACAGCCGGCGCCGGCTGCTACTCGGCCACGGAGGCCGTGTCCGTCACGATCCGCAACAACGCTGCTACCGCGCTGGACTTCGCCGTTACGCCGGCCACCATCACGGCTACCGTAACGGGCGGCACCACGCCCCAGACCCTGACGGCCACGGTGAACACCGGCACGCTGGCTCCCGGAGCCTCACTGGTAGTGCCAGTTGGCACCGCCGACCTGTCGGCCGCTGGTACGTACTCGCTGACGGCCACGGTGGCCGTAACCGGCGACGAAAACGCCCCCAACAACACCCTGGCTACGCCGCTGAGCATCGTGAGCACGCCGCGCACGGTGGCCTTCTCGTACCCTGCCGGAACCATCTGCGCCAGCTCCACTGCTCCGGTGGCCGCCACGCTGGCCAGCGGTGCAACTACGGGCGGCACGTTCAGCGCCCCTACCGGCCTGACCATTGACGCCACCACGGGCGCCATCACGCCTTCGTCCAGCACGCCCGGCACCTACACCGTGACCTACGCTGTTGCCGCCTCGGGCGCCTGCCCGGCAATATCGGCCACGCAGTCGGTTACGATTACGCCGGCCGCCTCGGCTGCCTTCAGCTACAGCGCTGCTACGTTCTGCCAGAGCGGTACCAACCCGGTAGCTACCGTGACGGGCACCAGCGGCGGCACGTTCAGCGCCCCTACCGGCCTGAGCCTTGACGCTGCCACCGGCGCCATCAACCTGACGTCCTCAACGCCCGGTACGTACACCGTGACGTACACGGCCGGCACCGCCTGCCCCGCTTCCGCTACGTTCAGCGTGACCATCACGGCTCCGGCCACGGCCGGCTTCAGCTACGCAGCCACCAGCTTCTGCGCCTCGCAGACCACTGCGGCCGCTGCTACGCTGGCCACGGGTGCCGCGGCCGGCACGTTCAGCTCCACTACGGGCCTGAGCATCAATGCCACCACGGGCGCCATCACGCCCAGCACCAGCACGCCCGGCACCTACACCGTGACCAACACGGTAGCGGCATCCGGCGGTTGCGCCGCGGCTACGGCCACGTTCAGCGTGACGATTACGGCGGCTCCGGTAGCTACGTTCAGCTACGCTAATGCTGCCTACTGCGCCGGTGCTACCGGCACGGCCGCGCCAACGCTGGCCACCGGCGCTACCGCTGGCACCTTCAGCGCCCCTACCGGCCTGATCATTAACGCTACCACCGGCGTTATCACGCCAGGCACTTCCACGGCCGGCACCTACGTTGTGACCAATACGGTGGCGGCTTCGGGCGCCTGTGCTGCTACCACGGCTACTTTCACGGTAACCATCAACGCCCGTCCGGCCCAGCCTACGGTGTCGCCGGTGTACAACGGGGCCACCACCACGCTCACCAGCTCCAGCGCTACGGGCAACCAGTGGTACCTCAACGGCACGCTGATTCCCGGCGCTACCAACCCCACGTACGTGGTGAACACTACGGCACAGTTTGGCCAGTACACGGTAGTGGTGACCAACGCCACCACGGGCTGCGCCTCGCTGCCCTCGGCCCCGCTGCTCGTCAACAGCAGCGTGAAGCCGCTGGCCGGCTCGGCCCTGAGCGTGTATCCCAACCCTACGCCCGACGGTAACCTGACCGTGGAGCTGCGTGGCTACACCAAAGCCACGGAGCTGCGTGTCTACAACGCCGTAGGCCAGCAGGTGCTGGAGCGTACGCTGTCGGGCCAGCCCGGCGTGCAGACCGCTACGCTGGATCTGCGCCAGCTGCCGGCCGGCGTCTACATTCTGCGTGCCCGCACCGAGGGTGGGCTTGATGTGCGCCGCATCACCAAGGAATAA
- the sdaAA gene encoding L-serine ammonia-lyase, iron-sulfur-dependent, subunit alpha, translating to MSLLFTDFASWRAHCAATGEPLYQPVLAYEIEQKGRTEDQIWDGLQRAYDVMRDAVQTGLTQDMTSRSGMINNGAKKIAASPVTVLSPEFKQLVTRAMGAKEVNSCMGRVVAAPTAGASGILPGVLVTLQELHKLSDRQILEGLLVAAGVALIIEQNASLAGAVGGCQAETGSAAAMGSGAIVYCLGGTVDQTFAAVAVTIQCMLGLVCDPVAGLVEVPCVVRNASAAAIAFSSAQIAIAGIDPVIPVDQCVAALGEVGQSMETRYKETALGGLANTPRGREIEKMVLVQDVQILPDEGE from the coding sequence ATGTCGCTGCTTTTCACTGATTTCGCCTCCTGGCGTGCGCACTGTGCCGCCACCGGCGAGCCCCTCTACCAACCCGTGCTGGCCTACGAAATCGAGCAGAAAGGCCGCACGGAAGACCAGATCTGGGACGGCCTGCAACGGGCTTACGACGTGATGCGCGACGCCGTGCAAACCGGCCTCACCCAAGACATGACTTCCCGCTCGGGCATGATCAACAACGGCGCGAAGAAGATTGCGGCCTCGCCCGTTACGGTGCTGTCGCCGGAGTTCAAGCAGCTGGTCACGCGGGCTATGGGCGCCAAGGAGGTGAACTCCTGCATGGGCCGGGTGGTGGCCGCGCCCACCGCCGGGGCTTCGGGCATCCTGCCCGGCGTGCTCGTGACGCTGCAGGAGCTGCATAAGCTTTCCGACCGCCAGATTCTGGAAGGCCTGCTAGTGGCGGCCGGCGTGGCGCTCATCATCGAGCAGAACGCCTCGCTGGCCGGAGCCGTGGGCGGCTGCCAGGCCGAAACCGGTTCGGCCGCGGCCATGGGCAGCGGGGCCATCGTCTACTGCCTGGGCGGCACCGTCGATCAGACGTTTGCGGCCGTCGCCGTCACCATCCAGTGCATGCTGGGGCTGGTCTGCGACCCGGTGGCTGGGCTGGTGGAGGTACCTTGCGTGGTGCGCAACGCCTCGGCCGCCGCCATTGCCTTCAGCTCCGCCCAGATTGCCATTGCCGGCATCGACCCCGTCATTCCCGTAGACCAGTGCGTAGCGGCCCTCGGCGAAGTGGGCCAGAGCATGGAAACCCGCTACAAGGAAACCGCCCTCGGTGGCCTCGCCAACACCCCCCGCGGCCGCGAAATCGAGAAGATGGTACTGGTGCAGGACGTCCAGATTCTGCCCGACGAAGGAGAATAA